One part of the Nitrosopumilus sp. genome encodes these proteins:
- a CDS encoding methyl-accepting chemotaxis protein, which yields MKFQILFSVLIVLLIVNTPNSFSELELFTNSKVYSPAHTLQVYGKGLPEENLIIRIFAPDESIAKFDQITTKPDGSFNYGLMTWPQPSTNLPFGTYAVEVISTQQNGISQKIDVKFSATTDLVDVPVERIVNTLVFAPETAAINNPIRVFVQTTSDGLLIGNEPAELLGTTHVHLPSGISIPLSNSFKTLHQGLYYVDYIPREEGTHVFHVVAFTQGTTSHGSAATNVLSQDLGGISEQIIKLNSILDETSEELDVLKSEIAGFDTTLKRASVQIDENIGTITESVKSITEASSQLNALMLPIIASIGLIVALQVAILTRRR from the coding sequence ATGAAATTTCAAATTCTATTTTCTGTTTTGATTGTTTTACTAATTGTAAACACTCCAAATTCATTTTCAGAACTGGAATTATTTACAAACAGCAAAGTGTACTCTCCTGCACATACCCTACAAGTTTATGGAAAAGGGTTGCCTGAAGAAAATTTGATTATACGAATTTTTGCCCCTGATGAATCCATTGCAAAATTTGATCAGATAACTACTAAACCAGACGGCTCTTTCAATTACGGTTTGATGACTTGGCCTCAACCATCCACAAATCTTCCCTTTGGGACATATGCTGTGGAAGTGATTAGTACTCAGCAAAACGGCATCTCGCAAAAGATTGATGTAAAATTTTCAGCTACAACAGACCTGGTTGACGTACCTGTCGAAAGAATTGTAAATACACTGGTCTTTGCTCCTGAAACTGCGGCAATAAACAATCCAATTCGAGTATTTGTGCAAACTACCAGTGATGGTTTGTTAATTGGAAATGAACCTGCAGAATTATTGGGAACCACCCATGTTCATCTGCCTTCTGGAATTTCCATCCCTCTATCAAATTCATTTAAGACTCTTCATCAGGGATTGTACTATGTTGATTATATTCCCAGAGAAGAAGGAACACATGTGTTTCACGTGGTTGCTTTTACTCAAGGAACCACATCTCATGGCTCTGCTGCAACTAATGTCCTAAGTCAAGATCTTGGTGGAATTTCAGAGCAAATAATTAAACTAAATTCAATTTTGGATGAGACATCAGAAGAACTTGATGTTCTCAAATCTGAAATAGCAGGATTTGATACAACATTAAAACGCGCAAGTGTTCAAATTGATGAAAACATTGGAACAATTACAGAATCCGTGAAATCTATCACTGAGGCTTCCTCCCAACTCAATGCACTAATGTTGCCAATTATTGCATCAATTGGATTAATTGTTGCACTGCAAGTAGCAATTCTTACCAGACGAAGATAG
- a CDS encoding S8 family serine peptidase — MPKAAIFFSIILLSSVLANSYATTGDLILDDHSVTPVFDSEIFDMDYTFFKENDFKRYLIFGTDTQDLDFLKNNSLYGIRSDAGFFYVSVLSEKSVSNLVAQGYHVIEDSKLDFHSTDDVISDSSRIGKITGSSDAKKKYDASGNGTIIAIVDTGVDFSNPDIQHSLARDKINHPIMLDPDGQGIVLTNATFFAYIDENEIIRNYSKPLPPDMTSSVYVNKDGVFLDVSQGGKGSKIPIYNSFFPQLGTSPIFDGILDKDMKIGENNRNYIKSKSGIYHLGVIYQGATQGPLARIQVVPVLVVDSFIPGVYDTIIPDMSTSWKDYTRFDLKQGQTPKYDFDFTDEKPIVLGSGKEFLVFDSNNDGKNDYSAGTFGAQVLDVYGVIRNNVTDIDDSLQAINGTLLPALDSDGNFFGIMSDFMGHGTSSAASITSRGQEIYDIYNNTEKHSIIGVAPDAKIVPVKALWFGDTVYGWLWSAGFENKDHNWKFSGEPKVDIISNSWGVSTFPSFNASPGMDVLSLILSVLVTPHSLDDDYPGITIVSSAGNSGHGYGTIGLPNASPFGISVGATTNNVFVGYGPFKDQPRFGNSTIYHDDVVDFSSRGPGSIGDPKPDIMSIGAHGFTPSNVLKIKKDSKEESFSLFGGTSMAAPLVSGSAAILMEEMRKQSQDYDPFLIKNILMSTATDLQNDPFTQGSGLVNVEAALNYVHGDDGVFIVYNDKSYDNIKKILEPAIGNINSTKIGFDQFQLSSSSLPMTSWFGGQLNPGDRSTATFTINNPTDEELSINVKSQTLSLITKNQYDGKTVVRQQDSILNKTDAFIPNYVKLSDVTNHEKIGDFFDDQNPIPDESTLMIVNVNFPFADFMNNTSDVYADDLKISSLYLYDWLDNNNDTKITSNELSMVNRAGSWGTVQELRVSEPNEKFEGIPLVGVYPVPTKYSYWLGDTKQNSTSMDYTISASYYQKEKWSMLWPESETITVPAKDTGTINVTLVTPNDLQTGAYQGFLTFESDKHTVNAPVSFVIKQPVTENDTTILIQGKQSDDVIYGNGYTKGAFDMVNRYMAGDWRQYYFDIQNESINSGAIELSWTSDDTNLAVFVMDPQGKIIQTNVPSGVFGHFLKWPSLDWLGNSLFSQGGGFFPVKNKDETSTVLFIPINQTGTYTLLTHSTLFGGNSTTEPITLAAKFTNISSEMLPLNPQIDIESELVSEKEDISMPSQNISKSTIDDKPNIQPESDSSFSTGIAIGVGIGVAIGILFIFIIRQKPPK, encoded by the coding sequence ATGCCCAAAGCGGCCATTTTCTTTTCAATAATTCTGCTTTCATCTGTATTGGCAAACTCGTATGCGACAACTGGTGATTTAATTTTAGATGATCATTCAGTTACACCCGTTTTTGATTCTGAAATATTTGATATGGATTACACTTTTTTTAAAGAAAATGATTTTAAGAGATATCTGATTTTTGGAACAGACACACAAGATCTTGATTTTTTAAAAAACAATTCATTGTATGGAATACGATCTGATGCTGGTTTTTTTTACGTCTCTGTTCTTTCTGAAAAATCTGTCTCTAATCTTGTAGCACAAGGTTACCATGTCATTGAGGATTCCAAATTGGATTTTCATTCAACTGATGATGTAATTTCCGATTCTTCAAGAATTGGTAAGATAACAGGATCAAGTGATGCTAAAAAAAAATATGATGCCTCAGGTAATGGAACAATAATAGCCATTGTAGATACTGGGGTTGATTTTTCAAATCCTGACATTCAGCATTCACTTGCACGAGATAAAATCAATCATCCAATAATGCTTGATCCTGATGGACAAGGAATTGTTCTGACAAATGCTACTTTCTTTGCCTATATTGATGAGAATGAAATTATCAGAAATTACAGCAAACCCCTTCCGCCAGACATGACTTCATCTGTATACGTCAATAAAGATGGAGTTTTCCTTGACGTGTCTCAGGGAGGTAAGGGAAGTAAGATTCCAATTTACAATTCATTTTTTCCACAACTTGGTACCTCGCCAATTTTTGATGGAATACTTGACAAAGACATGAAGATTGGAGAAAATAATAGAAACTACATAAAATCAAAAAGTGGAATCTATCATCTTGGTGTAATCTATCAGGGAGCAACACAAGGACCACTAGCCAGAATACAAGTTGTGCCGGTTCTTGTAGTTGATTCGTTTATTCCTGGAGTTTATGATACTATAATTCCAGATATGAGTACCTCTTGGAAAGACTACACTAGATTTGATCTAAAGCAAGGCCAAACACCAAAATATGATTTTGATTTCACTGATGAAAAACCAATTGTATTGGGCAGTGGTAAAGAGTTTCTAGTATTTGATTCAAACAATGATGGAAAAAATGATTACAGTGCAGGAACATTTGGTGCACAAGTTCTTGATGTTTATGGTGTGATTAGAAATAATGTGACTGACATTGATGATTCATTACAAGCAATAAATGGAACATTACTTCCAGCATTGGATTCAGATGGAAACTTTTTTGGTATAATGAGTGATTTTATGGGTCATGGAACATCAAGTGCAGCTTCCATCACATCACGAGGTCAGGAAATTTATGACATTTACAACAATACAGAAAAACATTCCATTATTGGCGTTGCACCTGATGCAAAGATTGTACCGGTAAAGGCACTCTGGTTTGGTGATACAGTTTATGGTTGGTTGTGGTCTGCAGGGTTTGAAAACAAAGATCACAATTGGAAATTCTCAGGTGAGCCCAAAGTTGATATCATTTCTAATAGCTGGGGCGTTTCAACTTTCCCTTCTTTTAACGCATCTCCGGGAATGGATGTGCTGTCATTGATTCTAAGTGTACTTGTGACTCCACACTCTTTAGATGATGATTATCCCGGAATAACAATAGTTTCAAGCGCAGGAAATTCCGGACATGGATACGGGACAATTGGATTGCCAAATGCATCGCCTTTTGGAATTTCAGTAGGTGCTACAACTAACAATGTCTTTGTAGGGTATGGTCCGTTCAAAGACCAGCCCAGATTTGGAAACTCTACTATTTATCATGATGATGTTGTAGATTTTTCAAGCAGAGGCCCGGGCTCCATTGGTGATCCAAAACCTGACATCATGAGCATTGGTGCGCACGGTTTTACACCATCAAATGTTTTGAAAATTAAAAAAGACTCCAAGGAAGAATCTTTCTCATTATTTGGAGGTACCAGCATGGCAGCTCCCCTAGTTTCTGGAAGCGCTGCGATATTGATGGAGGAAATGAGAAAACAATCTCAAGACTATGATCCATTTCTGATTAAAAACATCCTAATGTCTACTGCAACAGATCTTCAAAACGATCCATTCACTCAAGGTTCAGGCCTGGTAAATGTTGAAGCTGCATTGAATTATGTTCATGGTGATGACGGAGTATTCATCGTGTATAATGATAAATCATATGATAATATCAAAAAAATTCTTGAACCTGCAATTGGAAATATCAATTCAACTAAGATAGGATTTGATCAGTTTCAACTTTCTTCGTCATCTCTTCCTATGACTAGCTGGTTTGGAGGTCAATTAAATCCCGGAGATAGAAGTACTGCCACTTTTACAATTAATAATCCAACTGATGAAGAACTCTCAATTAATGTAAAATCTCAAACACTATCTCTTATTACAAAAAATCAATATGATGGAAAGACTGTTGTACGACAACAAGATTCCATCTTAAATAAAACTGATGCATTCATTCCAAACTATGTCAAACTGTCTGATGTTACTAATCATGAAAAGATTGGAGATTTCTTTGATGATCAAAATCCAATTCCAGACGAATCTACATTAATGATAGTCAATGTGAATTTTCCATTTGCAGACTTTATGAATAACACATCTGATGTATACGCTGATGATCTCAAAATCTCTTCATTATACCTTTATGATTGGCTTGATAACAATAACGACACAAAAATTACAAGCAATGAATTATCCATGGTAAATAGAGCTGGTTCATGGGGAACAGTTCAAGAGTTAAGAGTTTCAGAACCTAATGAAAAGTTTGAAGGAATACCACTAGTAGGAGTTTATCCAGTTCCAACAAAATATTCTTACTGGCTAGGTGATACAAAACAAAATTCGACTTCTATGGATTATACCATCTCTGCAAGTTATTATCAAAAAGAAAAATGGTCCATGCTCTGGCCTGAATCTGAAACAATTACTGTTCCTGCCAAAGACACTGGTACAATTAATGTTACATTAGTTACTCCAAATGATTTGCAGACAGGAGCCTATCAAGGATTCTTAACTTTTGAAAGTGACAAACACACAGTTAATGCTCCCGTGTCTTTTGTAATTAAACAGCCAGTAACTGAAAATGATACAACAATACTGATTCAAGGAAAACAAAGTGACGATGTTATTTATGGAAACGGATACACAAAGGGTGCATTTGACATGGTTAATCGATACATGGCAGGAGACTGGAGACAATATTATTTTGATATTCAAAATGAATCAATTAATTCTGGAGCAATTGAACTTTCGTGGACTAGTGATGACACAAATCTTGCAGTATTTGTGATGGATCCGCAAGGAAAAATAATTCAAACCAATGTTCCTTCTGGTGTGTTTGGTCATTTTCTTAAATGGCCTTCACTTGATTGGCTGGGCAATTCTCTATTCAGTCAAGGCGGTGGTTTTTTTCCAGTAAAAAACAAAGATGAGACTTCAACTGTTCTTTTCATCCCAATTAATCAAACAGGTACCTACACACTTTTGACACATTCGACCTTGTTTGGTGGAAATTCTACAACTGAACCAATTACACTTGCAGCTAAATTTACAAACATTTCTTCTGAGATGTTACCACTAAATCCGCAAATTGATATTGAATCTGAATTAGTTTCTGAAAAAGAGGATATTTCTATGCCCTCTCAAAACATTTCCAAAAGTACAATTGATGATAAACCAAACATACAGCCAGAATCTGATTCATCTTTTAGTACAGGAATTGCAATTGGTGTTGGCATTGGTGTTGCGATCGGAATACTGTTTATTTTTATCATTAGACAAAAACCTCCCAAATAA
- a CDS encoding twin-arginine translocation signal domain-containing protein: protein MSELGTKKSDGLSRRDFLKLMGAAGTGLAFAPFVPFGNFMPNPNQASLEKVPVILPDGTQANINSYPINHAEVITYPSTGDAALDAEAFRKWQFIRLPEELGGGKKDPSSLRAYSMICLHLWCLWKYWPDDGRKRGECPCHGSMYDPVTGTAFVGPASVQAAPSNTLPQLTLEIDSDGFVFILPPKFNANDNGVIGYGRFA, encoded by the coding sequence ATGTCAGAACTGGGGACAAAAAAGTCTGACGGATTATCCCGAAGAGACTTTCTAAAGTTGATGGGTGCCGCAGGAACTGGACTAGCATTTGCTCCATTTGTCCCATTTGGCAATTTCATGCCAAATCCAAATCAGGCATCCCTTGAAAAAGTACCCGTAATTTTACCTGATGGCACTCAGGCAAATATCAATTCATATCCAATTAATCACGCAGAAGTAATCACATATCCATCAACTGGTGATGCAGCACTTGATGCTGAAGCATTTCGTAAATGGCAATTCATCAGACTTCCTGAAGAGTTAGGTGGAGGAAAAAAAGATCCGTCATCTCTTCGAGCATATAGTATGATATGTCTGCATCTTTGGTGCTTGTGGAAATATTGGCCAGATGACGGCAGAAAGAGAGGTGAATGTCCCTGCCATGGAAGTATGTATGATCCAGTAACTGGAACAGCTTTTGTTGGTCCGGCATCAGTGCAAGCTGCACCATCAAACACATTGCCTCAATTGACTCTTGAGATAGATTCTGATGGATTTGTATTTATTTTACCACCAAAGTTTAATGCAAATGATAATGGAGTAATTGGATATGGCCGCTTCGCTTGA
- a CDS encoding cytochrome b N-terminal domain-containing protein, giving the protein MAASLERRTGAVGFFYWLWDGVDRTIFTAIKFSFPARFVSPFGFLGMLTFTVFIILGVSGALLMFYYQPILDRAWDSVQFINDEVPFGFHIRNIHYHGSNAMVLLAVLHMYYQYFSGRYKIRNEVLWMTGVILGVVTILEAFTGYDVIFSERAELAISIAASLTTSIPIAGPTIRDAALGSGFSDFVLRFYAQHVFLLPIVMLGLMAVHFPRFLVFDVPMVMAIGGAILITGGVFPIDMGFKFEPTVPPGVTVPEWYLTGIYAFMRTQYDKFVTGLLWPLLFIISLVLIPFIDRYKKFSWRDRPLITAFGITSLAQIMVTTYWGFYISPDISIPLVERLVIDPIFFYSTMILMVPLSFGFTYMMIKLANEAERKSKLAKSTGPKKVATINLSEKWINWLLVALLAFQVFLNIAAYNAALIGMKNISLFFVGIILLVFAAFFHIYRYALSQEKSAPPPPPTPVQDEKPKLAEPVSVEQSKLPKGDSLPEGKPEPKELAPEVPTPKTQADLGVGADNNLNVGSGDLNKP; this is encoded by the coding sequence ATGGCCGCTTCGCTTGAAAGAAGAACCGGAGCTGTTGGCTTCTTTTACTGGCTTTGGGATGGCGTAGACAGAACCATCTTTACTGCAATCAAGTTTTCATTTCCTGCAAGATTTGTAAGTCCTTTTGGATTTTTGGGAATGCTAACGTTTACTGTGTTTATCATACTTGGAGTTTCAGGAGCTCTTCTCATGTTTTACTATCAACCGATATTGGATAGGGCGTGGGATAGTGTCCAATTCATTAATGACGAAGTTCCGTTTGGTTTTCACATAAGAAATATTCACTATCATGGTTCCAATGCAATGGTTCTCTTGGCTGTACTTCACATGTATTACCAATACTTTAGTGGAAGATACAAAATCAGAAATGAAGTTCTGTGGATGACAGGAGTCATTCTTGGAGTTGTGACAATTCTTGAAGCATTTACTGGGTATGATGTTATTTTCAGTGAAAGAGCAGAACTTGCAATTAGTATTGCAGCGTCTCTGACAACTTCTATTCCTATTGCAGGGCCGACGATTCGTGATGCTGCGTTAGGCAGTGGCTTCTCAGACTTTGTATTGAGATTCTATGCTCAACATGTGTTCTTGTTGCCAATTGTAATGCTTGGACTGATGGCAGTCCACTTTCCAAGATTTTTGGTCTTTGATGTACCAATGGTAATGGCAATAGGTGGCGCAATTCTCATCACCGGAGGTGTCTTCCCAATTGATATGGGATTCAAGTTTGAACCAACTGTACCGCCAGGTGTAACTGTACCTGAATGGTATCTGACGGGAATTTACGCATTCATGAGAACACAGTATGACAAATTTGTTACGGGATTGCTGTGGCCTTTACTATTCATCATATCGCTGGTATTGATACCATTCATCGATAGATACAAGAAATTCTCATGGAGAGACAGACCACTCATCACTGCATTTGGCATTACCAGCCTTGCCCAAATTATGGTTACAACGTATTGGGGATTCTACATTTCTCCTGACATATCAATTCCGCTAGTAGAACGATTGGTAATTGATCCAATATTCTTCTATTCTACAATGATCTTGATGGTGCCACTAAGCTTTGGATTCACGTACATGATGATAAAACTTGCAAATGAAGCTGAGAGAAAATCAAAACTTGCAAAAAGTACAGGACCCAAGAAAGTGGCAACAATCAATCTTTCTGAAAAATGGATTAACTGGTTACTTGTTGCACTATTGGCATTCCAAGTATTCCTAAACATTGCAGCATACAATGCTGCATTAATTGGAATGAAGAACATTTCATTATTCTTTGTTGGAATTATTCTGTTGGTGTTTGCAGCATTCTTCCATATCTACAGATATGCACTAAGTCAAGAAAAGAGTGCACCTCCACCCCCACCTACTCCAGTACAGGATGAAAAACCAAAACTAGCAGAACCAGTATCTGTAGAGCAAAGTAAACTACCAAAAGGTGATTCTTTACCTGAAGGAAAACCCGAACCAAAAGAGTTAGCACCTGAGGTTCCAACACCCAAAACTCAGGCAGATTTAGGAGTTGGCGCAGATAACAATCTAAATGTTGGTTCTGGAGATCTTAACAAACCATGA
- a CDS encoding plastocyanin/azurin family copper-binding protein: MSATSSHAYGIGLIALIIGMSATVVFYTSFYLPESLAKPSVDEHILHPEKVLLIEIVPGAVIEGNENYVPNKAEVLLTINNHVTWQNNDDTAHTVTPDHRHSDGYSGDFGSTGVLKPGDTYEFLFTEPQEVHYHCQPHPWMTGSITVEVSRF; this comes from the coding sequence ATGAGTGCTACATCAAGTCATGCGTATGGAATTGGATTAATTGCATTAATTATTGGCATGTCTGCAACTGTAGTCTTTTACACTTCATTTTATCTTCCAGAATCATTGGCAAAACCATCAGTTGATGAACACATCTTACATCCTGAAAAAGTATTGTTGATTGAAATAGTTCCAGGTGCAGTAATTGAGGGCAATGAAAACTATGTTCCAAACAAGGCCGAAGTATTATTGACAATCAATAATCATGTGACTTGGCAAAACAATGATGATACTGCACATACAGTTACTCCTGATCACAGACATTCAGATGGTTACAGCGGAGACTTTGGCTCCACAGGTGTTCTCAAACCAGGTGACACATATGAATTCCTATTCACTGAGCCTCAAGAGGTTCATTATCACTGTCAACCACATCCATGGATGACTGGTTCCATTACTGTAGAAGTAAGTAGATTCTAG
- a CDS encoding RNA-guided endonuclease TnpB family protein, whose amino-acid sequence MMSYKFRLYPTKTQELRLTNAIDSCRILYNDFIFESHLAYKEGYKINFDELQRMIPYMIPKDKVYSKVAQMVLWQFYNNLKILSSLSKKGKRIGKLRFKPKSRYNSINYNQSGFKLLQDTIKFSKIGKIKCVFHRKIEGKIKEIHVKKEIAGAWHAIVVCENEYKKSCSLLRKKIIGLDVGINNYCYDSDGHVIAHPQILRKSEEKLKRSQRKMSKKVKGSSNTWKEKLRLSKIHQKIKFQRNDFLHKVSRYYVDNYDTIFVEELKIQNMMKNHHISKSISDSSWNSFFQKLEYKAAKAGILFAKVKPHGTSQSCSNCGIIVKKTLAIRTHHCQCCGLLLDRDYNASLNIKQRGIDSLPMGCREVTPLESSPLTVSMYAHSHANSMNKESCDYSHK is encoded by the coding sequence ATGATGAGCTACAAATTTCGTCTGTATCCTACAAAGACACAAGAATTAAGACTGACTAATGCAATAGATTCATGTAGAATACTATACAATGATTTTATTTTTGAATCTCATCTTGCATACAAGGAAGGTTATAAGATAAACTTTGATGAACTGCAAAGGATGATTCCATATATGATTCCAAAAGACAAAGTGTACAGCAAAGTAGCTCAGATGGTTTTATGGCAGTTTTACAATAATCTTAAAATATTATCTTCTTTATCCAAGAAAGGTAAGCGAATAGGAAAGTTAAGATTCAAGCCAAAATCAAGATACAATAGTATCAACTACAATCAATCTGGATTCAAACTTTTACAGGATACTATCAAATTCTCCAAGATTGGAAAAATTAAATGTGTTTTTCATAGAAAGATAGAAGGTAAGATAAAAGAGATTCATGTGAAAAAGGAGATCGCAGGAGCATGGCACGCAATAGTTGTTTGTGAGAATGAATACAAAAAATCATGTTCTTTACTGAGAAAGAAAATAATAGGACTAGATGTTGGCATAAACAACTATTGCTATGATTCTGATGGTCATGTGATAGCACATCCACAAATTCTGAGAAAATCTGAAGAAAAACTAAAACGATCTCAAAGAAAAATGTCTAAAAAAGTAAAAGGATCTTCTAACACATGGAAAGAAAAACTAAGACTATCTAAAATACATCAAAAAATAAAATTTCAACGAAATGATTTTCTACACAAAGTATCAAGATATTATGTTGATAACTATGATACAATATTTGTAGAAGAACTAAAAATACAAAACATGATGAAAAATCATCATATATCTAAATCTATATCTGATTCTTCTTGGAATTCATTTTTCCAAAAACTAGAATACAAAGCTGCAAAAGCTGGTATTTTATTTGCAAAAGTAAAACCACATGGAACCAGCCAAAGTTGTTCTAACTGTGGTATAATTGTGAAAAAGACTTTGGCAATCAGAACACATCACTGTCAATGCTGTGGTCTTTTACTTGATAGAGACTATAATGCATCTCTGAATATAAAACAAAGAGGAATAGACAGTCTACCTATGGGATGTAGGGAAGTTACGCCTTTGGAGAGCTCACCTCTAACTGTAAGCATGTATGCTCATAGTCATGCGAACTCAATGAACAAGGAATCTTGTGACTATAGTCATAAGTAA
- a CDS encoding DNA glycosylase, with product MKKLPSKMQKYSTINVENSINSGQVFLWKKNENYWYGVNGQDVLRVDEKGIIDSFQNSGTDFFREKDDSESIIRSISKDKTVKNAVKKYQGLRILRQDPFQCLISFIVSSNSNIQKIKTSLENLSKKFGTKVEYEDQEFFLFPKPEKLAKAPINEIKSCGVGYRDKFIKEAARMVLLEKIDLELLKKCKYEECKQSICTIPGVGNKVADCVMLFSLEKLEAFPLDRWMIRILEKYYFDKFQLDTKTVTEKQYDTLHEKIVNHFGPFAGYSQQFLFKMERENYQKKWL from the coding sequence ATGAAGAAATTACCGTCTAAGATGCAAAAATACAGCACAATAAATGTAGAAAATTCAATTAATAGCGGTCAAGTGTTTCTTTGGAAAAAAAATGAAAATTATTGGTACGGAGTAAACGGCCAAGATGTTCTTCGTGTGGATGAAAAAGGAATAATTGATTCCTTTCAGAATTCAGGAACAGATTTCTTTAGAGAAAAAGACGATTCAGAGAGCATCATAAGATCAATTTCAAAAGACAAGACGGTCAAAAATGCTGTAAAAAAATACCAGGGTTTAAGAATCCTCAGACAAGATCCATTTCAATGTTTAATATCATTTATTGTATCATCAAACTCCAACATACAAAAAATCAAAACTAGTTTAGAAAATTTATCAAAAAAATTTGGAACAAAAGTAGAATATGAAGATCAAGAGTTTTTTTTATTTCCCAAACCGGAGAAGCTTGCCAAAGCACCAATAAATGAAATTAAAAGTTGCGGTGTTGGGTATAGAGACAAATTCATCAAAGAAGCAGCAAGGATGGTACTTTTAGAAAAAATTGATTTGGAATTATTGAAAAAATGCAAATATGAAGAATGCAAACAAAGCATTTGTACAATTCCTGGAGTTGGAAACAAAGTTGCAGATTGTGTAATGCTGTTTTCATTAGAAAAATTAGAAGCGTTTCCATTAGACAGGTGGATGATTCGAATTTTAGAAAAATACTATTTTGATAAATTTCAGCTAGACACAAAAACTGTAACTGAAAAACAATATGATACTTTACATGAAAAGATTGTTAATCACTTTGGACCTTTCGCAGGTTATTCACAGCAATTTCTCTTTAAGATGGAAAGAGAAAATTACCAAAAGAAGTGGCTGTAA
- a CDS encoding MBL fold metallo-hydrolase: protein MNVKVLGAANEVGRSGFLVNCNGTNLLLDYGVLFGRRGTPPQYPLHVKPKDLDAIIISHAHLDHSGNVPSLFVSGNTDVYATPPTFDLSKLLIEDMLKIEKNSHPFDLPEVNNMMKNAKEIGFKQKITKGNATFELRESGHVIGGSTVLVESEKKRLFYTGDIKTHGSRMLREMDLDIGEIDMLITESTYAKTEQKPRKESESELIEFANEVMDRKGILFIPSFSVERSQEIACVLRSSNFKHKIIMDGMALKVNEIMFRYPEYLRDPKIFSDAIKSATAITEHADRKRAMEEPCVVISPAGMLVGGNAVYYLQQLSFDSKNGIALVSYQGEGTPGRKLLETGKVSTRGKDLNVEAEVKQFEFSGHADRKELFDMIKKIKGNPKVLTVHGDSESCDIFAQEIHEKFGLEAFSPAVNEEITV, encoded by the coding sequence ACGAAGTTGGCAGATCGGGATTTTTAGTAAATTGTAATGGAACAAATCTATTGCTGGATTATGGGGTATTGTTTGGCAGAAGGGGGACGCCTCCACAATATCCGCTTCATGTCAAACCAAAAGATTTGGATGCAATAATTATCTCTCATGCTCATTTAGATCATTCAGGAAATGTCCCATCACTGTTTGTGAGTGGGAATACAGATGTCTATGCCACACCCCCAACATTTGATTTATCAAAATTATTAATTGAAGATATGCTAAAAATTGAAAAAAATTCACATCCGTTTGACCTGCCCGAAGTAAACAACATGATGAAAAATGCAAAAGAGATTGGATTTAAGCAAAAAATTACCAAAGGTAATGCAACTTTTGAGTTAAGAGAATCAGGTCATGTGATTGGTGGAAGTACAGTTTTAGTAGAATCAGAGAAAAAACGACTCTTCTACACGGGAGATATCAAGACTCATGGTTCAAGAATGCTTCGAGAGATGGATTTAGACATTGGGGAAATTGACATGTTGATTACTGAGAGTACGTATGCAAAAACAGAACAAAAGCCAAGAAAAGAATCAGAATCCGAACTAATAGAATTTGCAAATGAGGTAATGGATAGAAAAGGAATATTATTCATCCCATCATTCTCAGTTGAGCGTTCACAAGAGATTGCATGTGTTTTACGAAGTTCGAATTTTAAACACAAAATCATAATGGATGGAATGGCATTGAAGGTAAATGAAATAATGTTTAGATATCCAGAATATCTCAGAGATCCAAAAATATTTTCTGATGCAATAAAGAGTGCAACTGCAATTACCGAACATGCAGATAGAAAACGTGCAATGGAAGAACCATGTGTTGTAATATCACCAGCAGGGATGTTAGTTGGCGGAAATGCAGTATACTATTTGCAACAACTTTCTTTTGATAGCAAAAATGGAATAGCTCTTGTGTCATACCAGGGAGAGGGCACACCAGGAAGAAAATTACTAGAAACAGGAAAGGTTTCAACCAGAGGAAAAGATCTAAACGTCGAGGCAGAAGTAAAGCAGTTTGAATTTTCAGGACATGCAGATAGAAAAGAACTGTTTGACATGATCAAAAAAATAAAGGGCAATCCCAAAGTGTTGACCGTTCATGGAGATTCTGAATCATGTGATATTTTCGCACAGGAGATCCATGAGAAATTTGGATTAGAGGCATTTTCACCTGCAGTTAATGAAGAAATTACCGTCTAA